The Malus domestica chromosome 10, GDT2T_hap1 genome contains a region encoding:
- the LOC103411911 gene encoding early nodulin-20-like: protein MKFSMLIVLCLLALLFQHSHSTTILVDGVSEWKNPTVHVGDSVIFKHTYQYNLYIFQNQRAFDLCNFTQATLLSKPDSTSFTWHPSRTGFFYFAFNNGSLLKTCQNTQKLAITVSSSSAPPPQSSGSSSRISPQLPPTVAPTPKSGGGGVSSSPVFPWPFHPRQVALAPSPQPSVSSSVTDKGGGGGGIPFINSNPAVPLPTGEVDSTTIRPVPTSGHQRQALAGLFAAQMELALFCVVFLVL from the exons ATGAAGTTCTCCATGCTCATCGTGCTGTGCTTGCTCGCTTTACTCTTCCAGCATTCTCACTCCACGACAATACTAGTTGATGGAGTTTCAGAGTGGAAAAACCCAACTGTTCATGTAGGAGACTCCGTCA ttttcaagCACACGTATCAGTACAACCTCTACATTTTCCAGAACCAAAGAGCCTTCGATCTCTGCAATTTCACTCAAGCCACTCTTCTCAGCAAACCTGACTCCACCTCCTTCACG TGGCACCCATCACGCACTGGTTTCTTCTACTTTGCCTTCAACAATGGCTCTCTGCTCAAAACATGCCAAAACACCCAGAAGCTGGCCATAAcagtctcctcctcctccgcacCGCCGCCGCAGAGTTCCGGTTCAAGTTCAAGAATCTCTCCGCAGCTTCCTCCAACCGTGGCCCCAACACCGAAATCTGGTGGTGGTGGAGTTTCATCATCTCCAGTATTCCCATGGCCATTCCATCCTCGCCAAGTGGCATTAGCTCCCAGCCCACAACCAAGCGTAAGCTCTTCAGTGACAGATAAAGGAGGCGGCGGCGGTGGAATCCCATTCATTAACAGTAATCCTGCTGTTCCTTTGCCCACTGGTGAAGTGGATTCAACCACAATACGCCCTGTACCAACCTCTGGCCACCAGAGACAG GCGCTGGCGGGGTTATTTGCTGCTCAAATGGAATTGgctctgttttgtgtggttttcCTGGTgctgtag
- the LOC103444650 gene encoding G-box-binding factor 4-like: MASSKLMSSSSSSRSRNSDLSRRPSSNFSPATKPQPTTTTAHPSSSSAHPQSLNNYQNSNTSTTLAFPIGSITVDGLLYDSNPTPMTDATLLNAQITLLDSSAEINSSTAPPPPKTVDEVWREIVSGECRKECKEEVPDEMMTLEDFLARAGAVEENDIKDFPLAPPPPETERLSSGVFSFDQIPLSPFGSIDKVEGSIVGFGNVADPAGSGGGVGRRKRGRAVMEPMDKASQQRQKRMIKNRESAARSRERKQAYQDELESLAVRLEEENEQLLKEQAEQTQGRLKQLMENIIPVVEKRRPPHVLRRVRSLQW, encoded by the exons ATGGCGTCGTCGAAGCTaatgtcgtcgtcgtcgtcgtcgagATCACGAAACTCGGATCTCTCCCGACGCCCTTCTTCCAATTTCTCCCCCGCTACAAAGCCCCagcccaccaccaccactgcaCACCCGTCTTCCTCCTCTGCGCACCCCCAATCCCTAAACAACTACCAGAACAGCAACACTAGTACGACGCTGGCCTTTCCAATCGGCTCCATAACCGTTGACGGTCTCCTCTACGACTCCAACCCCACCCCTATGACCGACGCCACCCTCCTCAACGCTCAAATTACCCTACTCGACTCCTCCGCAGAAATTAATAGCTCCACTGCGCCGCCGCCGCCGAAAACTGTTGACGAAGTTTGGCGGGAAATTGTGTCCGGCGAATGTCGGAAGGAGTGTAAAGAGGAGGTTCCCGATGAGATGATGACTCTGGAGGACTTTTTGGCTAGGGCCGGGGCCGTGGAAGAGAACGACATTAAGGATTTTCCGCTTGCGCCGCCGCCGCCCGAGACGGAGAGATTGAGCAGCGGAGTATTTTCCTTTGATCAGATCCCGCTCAGCCCGTTCGGGTCGATTGATAAGGTTGAAGGGTCGATTGTTGGGTTTGGAAATGTGGCGGACCCTGCTGGGAGTGGAGGAGGAGTGGGGAGACGGAAGAGGGGGCGCGCCGTTATGGAGCCGATGGATAAGGCGTCGCAGCAGAGACAGAAAAGGATGATCAAGAACCGGGAATCGGCGGCCAGGTCCAGAGAGAGAAAGCAG GCTTATCAAGATGAATTGGAGTCATTGGCAGTCCGGTTAGAGGAGGAAAACGAGCAGCTTTTGAAAGAACAG GCTGAGCAGACTCAGGGAAGACTTAAGCAG CTAATGGAAAACATCATTCCGGTTGTGGAGAAGCGAAGACCACCCCATGTGCTCCGGAGAGTTCGCTCATTGCAGTGGTAA